The proteins below come from a single Micromonospora citrea genomic window:
- a CDS encoding ABC transporter ATP-binding protein, with amino-acid sequence MTSKLTSRDLCRVAIRAVRMSWAADPQGVLTVAGLQLTTAVGLAGALLLLRDMIDDVMPLAGRGGAGADLTTLVSGLVALIVLGTAGGILLTLSGMRQQILTDRVDRHVISLVLRTAAHTELGEFEDPDFHDRLQRAVHAARHKPAMVIMMLVTMMQAALTVLAVAGVFITIAWWLLPLATLTALPLFKAAKDERDARYAMHYSLAENHRRRQYFEQLLTGRDEAKEIRALNLGATLHARWDSEYARELTSMISLIRTHAGREIVARLVSSALIVGGIATVWALVDTGRVSLAGASTGLVGLWLLSTRMTMASRMLNDMGQSLYFLKDLHDFAAAATVPPPRPAEPALPFRTLRARDLTFTYPGVDQPTLHGIDISLHQDEIIALVGTNGSGKTTLAKILAGLYAPTGGRLDRDGRPANDMHQLRHGCAVVFQDFIRYKLTAHDNIAFGRVEDQIHDSRIRCAAESAGVAALVEGLPDGYDTVLGREFTNGTDLSGGQWQKLAIARAFYRNAPFIILDEPTAALDPQAEADLFARIRQLFAGRTVLLISHRFSSVRSADRIYVLDAGRIIEQGTHAELMRTQGRYADLFLTQAAGYLDGNHLVDEVSGDLG; translated from the coding sequence GTGACGTCCAAGCTCACCTCCCGGGACCTGTGCCGCGTGGCGATACGGGCCGTACGCATGTCCTGGGCGGCGGACCCGCAGGGTGTCCTCACTGTGGCCGGGCTTCAACTGACCACCGCGGTCGGTCTGGCCGGTGCGTTGCTGCTGCTGCGGGACATGATCGATGACGTGATGCCGCTGGCCGGCAGGGGCGGTGCCGGAGCCGACCTCACAACGCTGGTCTCCGGGTTGGTGGCGCTGATCGTCCTCGGCACGGCGGGCGGGATTTTACTGACGCTCAGTGGGATGCGGCAGCAGATCCTCACCGACCGGGTCGACCGGCACGTCATCTCACTGGTGTTACGCACCGCCGCTCATACCGAACTGGGGGAATTCGAAGACCCCGACTTCCACGACAGGTTGCAGCGTGCCGTACACGCTGCTCGACACAAGCCGGCCATGGTGATCATGATGTTGGTCACGATGATGCAGGCGGCGCTGACAGTGCTGGCCGTGGCGGGCGTCTTCATCACCATTGCCTGGTGGTTGCTCCCACTGGCGACTCTCACGGCGTTGCCGCTGTTCAAGGCCGCGAAAGACGAACGCGATGCCAGGTACGCAATGCACTACTCCCTGGCTGAGAACCACCGCCGACGCCAGTACTTCGAGCAGTTGCTCACTGGCCGGGACGAGGCCAAGGAGATCCGGGCTCTGAACCTCGGCGCCACCCTCCATGCCCGCTGGGACAGCGAATACGCCCGAGAACTGACCAGCATGATCAGCCTCATCCGCACCCATGCGGGACGCGAAATCGTCGCCAGGCTCGTGTCCAGTGCCCTCATCGTCGGCGGCATCGCCACCGTCTGGGCCCTGGTGGATACCGGCAGGGTGTCCCTGGCCGGCGCATCCACCGGCCTGGTCGGACTCTGGCTGCTGTCGACTCGGATGACGATGGCCAGTCGCATGCTCAACGACATGGGCCAGTCCCTGTACTTCCTCAAGGATCTGCACGACTTCGCGGCGGCGGCCACCGTGCCACCGCCTCGGCCCGCTGAACCCGCTCTGCCGTTCCGGACGCTGCGTGCACGCGATCTGACGTTCACCTATCCCGGCGTCGATCAACCCACCCTGCACGGCATCGACATCTCACTGCACCAGGACGAAATCATCGCCCTCGTGGGAACCAACGGCTCCGGAAAAACCACCCTCGCGAAGATCCTCGCCGGCCTGTACGCCCCCACCGGCGGGCGTCTGGACCGCGACGGCCGCCCAGCCAACGACATGCACCAACTGCGCCATGGCTGCGCCGTAGTCTTCCAGGACTTCATCCGCTACAAGCTCACGGCGCACGACAACATCGCGTTCGGGCGCGTCGAGGACCAAATCCATGACAGCCGGATCAGATGCGCCGCCGAATCCGCCGGTGTCGCCGCTCTGGTGGAAGGTCTTCCCGACGGCTATGACACCGTCCTCGGGCGCGAGTTCACTAACGGCACAGACCTTTCGGGTGGCCAGTGGCAGAAACTCGCCATCGCCCGTGCTTTCTACCGAAACGCTCCCTTCATCATTCTCGACGAACCCACCGCCGCCCTGGACCCACAGGCCGAAGCAGACCTCTTCGCCCGCATCCGCCAACTCTTCGCCGGGCGCACGGTCCTGCTCATCTCACACAGATTCTCCAGCGTCCGCAGCGCCGACCGCATCTATGTCCTGGACGCCGGTCGCATCATCGAACAAGGCACACACGCCGAACTCATGCGTACTCAGGGCCGCTACGCTGACCTCTTCCTCACTCAGGCAGCGGGGTACCTCGACGGGAACCACCTCGTCGACGAGGTTTCCGGTGATCTTGGCTAG
- a CDS encoding alpha/beta hydrolase family protein has translation MLDSWRESSTTGPWAWLTAPIEPSISQANPATVCWRDRWVDPDLVGLASDRAPLTRIEIHPDDTSPGWTLPVTNVLPAPLAWHLDRPLVAGLVVRDRHAHPWVADYAARTVTVFDRVRAATSLARPPLVWVGDRLVVLIPSPPTSTPLAHGNPVALEATGPGYVKFQPTLSELAAVVAARPAALDPPAGQAIGLTDPLVVRRLTALDGELHVEYAEDDPASEDGLSWSGLTVPMDGSGPPRRATKTHHRLPRGAPPGRTAPAPEITSPMSITIDTGHHQARLTQHGEGPVAVLWLRDTRPTGTVTLPPLLDTGYGVANLDLPLHWPPDATVESLHPQIVGAVRAALATIDGPVLVGGHSFSATLALYALAHIPELRGAIAHSGCYNRTLTPTGWQHEKRHLWQAPEIYRAFSALEFAHQLNRPVLLAHGTKDSNPATTPEQSVELYRAIVANGGTARLLLLPGAGHAFYYAEHLAFLRTEHRNWIMRWTR, from the coding sequence ATGCTTGACAGCTGGCGGGAAAGCTCAACGACCGGACCGTGGGCGTGGCTGACCGCCCCGATCGAGCCCTCGATATCGCAGGCGAACCCTGCCACCGTGTGCTGGCGCGACCGGTGGGTGGACCCGGACCTGGTCGGGCTCGCATCCGATCGGGCCCCGCTGACCCGCATCGAGATCCACCCGGACGACACGTCCCCCGGATGGACGTTACCGGTCACCAACGTGCTGCCCGCACCACTCGCGTGGCATCTCGACCGGCCTCTCGTCGCCGGGCTGGTGGTCCGGGACCGACATGCCCATCCGTGGGTGGCCGACTATGCCGCCCGGACTGTCACGGTGTTCGACCGGGTGCGGGCCGCGACGTCGCTCGCACGGCCTCCCCTCGTCTGGGTGGGTGACCGCCTCGTCGTGCTCATCCCGTCGCCCCCGACGAGCACCCCGCTCGCACACGGGAACCCGGTCGCGCTGGAGGCGACGGGGCCGGGATACGTCAAGTTCCAGCCCACCCTGTCCGAACTCGCCGCTGTCGTCGCCGCCCGGCCCGCGGCACTGGACCCGCCTGCCGGCCAGGCGATCGGACTGACCGACCCGCTGGTGGTGCGGCGTCTGACCGCCCTGGACGGGGAGCTCCATGTGGAGTACGCCGAGGACGATCCCGCCTCCGAGGACGGCCTGTCCTGGTCCGGCCTCACCGTACCGATGGACGGCTCCGGCCCGCCTCGACGGGCTACCAAGACTCACCACCGCCTGCCCCGAGGCGCGCCGCCAGGTCGGACCGCACCGGCCCCCGAGATCACCTCACCGATGTCGATCACCATCGACACCGGGCATCACCAGGCGAGACTCACCCAGCACGGGGAAGGGCCGGTAGCGGTTCTGTGGCTACGCGATACCCGGCCCACAGGTACGGTGACGCTGCCACCGCTGCTGGACACTGGTTACGGGGTCGCGAACCTCGACCTGCCGCTGCACTGGCCACCCGACGCCACGGTGGAATCCCTGCACCCGCAGATAGTGGGAGCAGTCCGCGCGGCGCTGGCCACCATCGATGGTCCGGTGTTGGTGGGCGGACACAGCTTCAGCGCCACCCTCGCCCTCTACGCCCTCGCCCACATCCCTGAGCTACGGGGAGCGATCGCGCACAGCGGCTGCTACAACCGCACTCTCACCCCGACCGGTTGGCAACACGAGAAGCGCCACTTGTGGCAGGCTCCGGAGATCTACCGCGCGTTCAGCGCCCTGGAATTCGCCCATCAGTTGAATCGGCCTGTGCTGTTGGCTCACGGCACGAAGGACAGCAACCCCGCCACCACGCCCGAACAATCCGTCGAGCTCTACCGGGCTATCGTCGCCAACGGTGGCACTGCCCGCCTGCTTCTCCTACCCGGCGCGGGTCACGCGTTCTATTACGCCGAGCATCTCGCGTTCTTACGCACCGAGCACCGCAACTGGATCATGCGGTGGACCCGGTGA
- the adfB gene encoding actinodefensin-associated protein B, with protein MKLAPRVCLTPLPYGGAVLVNGVSLAIAECDEPQRLAINELLANGTSEGQLAQFLIATGWVVRSDAG; from the coding sequence GTGAAACTTGCCCCCCGGGTGTGCCTGACTCCCCTGCCGTACGGCGGCGCGGTTCTGGTGAACGGCGTCAGTCTGGCGATCGCCGAGTGCGATGAGCCGCAGCGACTGGCGATCAACGAGTTGCTGGCCAACGGTACGTCGGAAGGGCAGTTGGCGCAGTTCCTGATCGCGACCGGATGGGTGGTGCGCAGCGATGCTGGCTGA
- a CDS encoding lasso peptide biosynthesis protein has translation MVRAAATEARRFLESVRGDAGAYQIESWPQTVPVRSVQRVDDVVASLRVEQRRSVGFLDPVEDALYVTVGLRVLGFPASFHLGREIVPATPPAGFYAWVECDGEVVSTSLPVKETYLEVHQA, from the coding sequence ATGGTGCGCGCGGCGGCCACGGAGGCGCGTAGGTTTCTGGAGTCCGTACGGGGTGATGCCGGGGCCTACCAGATCGAATCGTGGCCGCAGACGGTACCCGTTCGCTCCGTGCAGCGAGTCGACGACGTCGTGGCCTCGTTGCGGGTGGAGCAGCGTAGGAGTGTCGGGTTTCTGGACCCGGTGGAGGACGCGCTGTATGTGACGGTGGGGCTGCGCGTTCTGGGCTTCCCGGCCTCGTTCCACCTGGGCAGGGAGATCGTGCCGGCGACCCCCCCAGCAGGCTTCTACGCATGGGTGGAGTGTGACGGCGAAGTGGTCAGCACTTCCCTTCCCGTCAAGGAGACATATCTCGAGGTACACCAAGCATGA
- a CDS encoding ArsR/SmtB family transcription factor: protein MLHVLEISAEGLKNVRFGWSMVAEATLSLWAVTGGDQTPWVRRWWSDVRGRLAPGRPCLLREIIGVGGCPPDFLLPVVAGGSTSLDEELHALVTTPTESIREKLTGAIAEARQAGCAGPALPLATRLLEARGAGAYMAALADELRTYWATALAPYWDGLRADLESEFDHRARILAADGVQAVIADMSRHLTWSGDTLLVDMPPRTRLTARAGLWCVGSAFMGDRILLADRPDDTVAIYFAAGAAAAASGRRPIRPMPRDLTEILGATRAALLATLDIAHTTADLARSHDLSTGTVSHHLGILHKAGLLHRRRDGKRVLYRRSPLGNALTRRSPLRAVFERGVGRAG from the coding sequence GTGTTGCACGTACTTGAGATTTCCGCCGAAGGGCTTAAGAATGTCCGCTTCGGCTGGTCGATGGTGGCCGAAGCCACCCTGTCGTTGTGGGCGGTCACCGGCGGCGACCAGACACCTTGGGTTCGGCGGTGGTGGAGCGATGTACGTGGACGGCTGGCGCCGGGCAGACCGTGCCTGTTGCGCGAGATCATCGGGGTGGGCGGATGCCCGCCGGACTTCCTTCTACCGGTGGTGGCCGGCGGCTCGACCTCCCTCGACGAGGAACTGCACGCGCTGGTGACCACACCGACGGAGTCAATCCGAGAGAAGCTGACCGGCGCCATCGCTGAGGCCAGGCAAGCGGGGTGCGCCGGCCCGGCACTGCCGTTGGCCACCCGTCTGCTCGAGGCGCGAGGCGCGGGCGCCTATATGGCTGCCTTGGCCGATGAGCTGAGGACCTACTGGGCGACGGCATTGGCCCCGTACTGGGACGGGCTGCGGGCCGACCTAGAGTCGGAGTTCGACCACCGGGCGCGAATCCTCGCCGCCGACGGGGTTCAGGCGGTCATCGCCGACATGAGCCGACACCTTACCTGGAGCGGCGACACCCTTCTTGTCGACATGCCGCCACGGACCCGGCTAACCGCCAGAGCGGGATTGTGGTGTGTCGGTTCAGCGTTCATGGGCGACCGGATCCTCCTGGCCGACCGTCCCGACGACACCGTGGCCATCTACTTCGCTGCCGGGGCAGCCGCCGCTGCGTCGGGAAGGCGACCGATCAGACCCATGCCGCGAGACCTCACCGAGATTCTCGGCGCGACCCGCGCCGCGTTGTTGGCCACCCTGGACATCGCGCACACCACTGCCGATCTCGCCCGCAGCCATGACCTATCCACCGGAACCGTTTCTCATCATCTGGGTATCCTGCACAAGGCCGGCCTGCTTCATCGCCGACGTGACGGCAAGCGCGTGCTGTATCGGCGCAGCCCTCTGGGTAACGCTCTCACCCGCCGATCGCCACTTCGGGCGGTGTTCGAGAGGGGGGTCGGTCGGGCTGGGTGA